TACCATAGTTCTCTATGAGGCTCTTCGGGAAGAGATCCACTTCATCCCTCATAAATTTCTCATAGGCTCTCCACTTCCGCTCATCCCTCTTCCAATCCTTCTTCTCAGCTAATAATCCACCTCCTGCTACACCCTATGGTGGCAGATTATAGGGTATTGAGCTGGCATGACAGGAAGTTTGGACCATGAGACAAACTTTTCGCCACAGCCTATGGCACCACAACCTTTAAAAGGAAATTTGCCTTTCGCGTGGGTATGAGTAGCCGGACAGTTTACGACATAGCCCAAGCGGAAACCGACAAAATTGTCAGAACGAACAAAGCGTTCTACATCATAGTGGTTCTTGTTATACTTGGAACCTTCTTCGATGGCATCGAACAATACAATTCTGGCTACGCCGCGCCATTCATCAGTAGCGTACTAAAGGTACCCGCCTTACAACTGAACACAGATGTTACTCTTGTGACATTCTTCTTCTTCGCGGTCGGCGCCGTGGTCGCTGGATTTATGGGTGACTACATAGGAAGGAGATTTCTTTATTCGTTTAATCTACTTGTATACACGCTCGGCGCCGTGATAGGGGCGCTTGCTGTCAGCTTCGGTATGCTGCTACTCGGAAGGGCAGTCGTAGGCTTCGGACTCGGTGGTGAAATTGGTACCGGTCTAACATTACTCTCGGAACTTGTGCCGACTAGAATCAGAGGGCAATTCACGGGACTCCTCAACGTTGGACCAGGCTTCGGAATCTTTGCCGTCGCTGCCCTCGCTGACATATTCCTAGTCTTCTTCTCAGGTTCATTTGGAGGTGCAACCACTGCTTGGAGGTGGTTCCTCGGTGTCATGGTTATTCCCGCATTGATGGTCTTTTTCTACAGAAGGTACATACCAGAGACGCCGAGGTTCCTGATTTCAAAAGGCAGGGTGGACGAAGCATTTTCCACCATAAAGATGCTGTCTGATGGGAAGCTGCTCACTAGGAAGAACATGCTCAAGAACTATCCAGCTGAGGAAATGCGGAAGCTTTACAATTATCAGGGCCTCAGCGTCGTAATCGAGAAGCCCACTTACAAGGACCTCTTCGTGGGCCATCAAGCATTCAGGTCGACCCTTCTCTTCGTCTTGTCATTCATCACTTTTGGTGTCCAAGTTTCCATTACCGTTCTCGAGCCCATACTGTTTTCATCGTATGTATCTTACGGGTCAGCGGCCCTGACTGTGACAACAATTCTCAACATTTCGTCAATCATCGGTACACTTCTGGCTGCATATACGGGAAGATTCCGGCGGAAGTTGACAATTACTGGCTATGGATTAGTCGTCGTAGCGATGCTGTTGGCAATGGTTGCGGCATACACCTACCACTTTCCACTCTACCTAGTAGTCGCGTCTCTCTTTGTCGCAACGACGATGATATTCGCTGTCAACACAACCGTCTGGCTCTACGGACCTGAACTCTATCCCACCAGAACGAGAGACCTAGGAACCGGATGGGTAATAATTGGAACCATCGCGGGAGTCTTGGCCATCGTGCTCGGAGCAGCAAGTGTGCTCGGTTCAGTTGGTTTCGTCGGGTACGCGCTTTTGCTGGCCGCTCTGTATCTGATACTGGTCATCGTCATGGCGACAGTGGGAATAGAAACAGTCGGAAAACCTCTCGAAGAAATATCGCCGACCCAAGTGTGATGAAGTAAATTGCAGGTGCTCAGAAATGTCCGTGTGGTAGATTCCAATACTACGTCAGAACCGGTGGACATATTCATCCAAGATTCCAAGATAGCAGGAATCCACAAGTCAGGTATAATCAAAGGAAATTACGAAGAGTACAACGGAAAGGGCATGCTTGCTATTCCGGGACTCTTGGACCTTCACTTCCATCCAATGGTGGGCAAGCCTGAGAGGATTCC
The genomic region above belongs to Conexivisphaerales archaeon and contains:
- a CDS encoding MFS transporter; the encoded protein is MSSRTVYDIAQAETDKIVRTNKAFYIIVVLVILGTFFDGIEQYNSGYAAPFISSVLKVPALQLNTDVTLVTFFFFAVGAVVAGFMGDYIGRRFLYSFNLLVYTLGAVIGALAVSFGMLLLGRAVVGFGLGGEIGTGLTLLSELVPTRIRGQFTGLLNVGPGFGIFAVAALADIFLVFFSGSFGGATTAWRWFLGVMVIPALMVFFYRRYIPETPRFLISKGRVDEAFSTIKMLSDGKLLTRKNMLKNYPAEEMRKLYNYQGLSVVIEKPTYKDLFVGHQAFRSTLLFVLSFITFGVQVSITVLEPILFSSYVSYGSAALTVTTILNISSIIGTLLAAYTGRFRRKLTITGYGLVVVAMLLAMVAAYTYHFPLYLVVASLFVATTMIFAVNTTVWLYGPELYPTRTRDLGTGWVIIGTIAGVLAIVLGAASVLGSVGFVGYALLLAALYLILVIVMATVGIETVGKPLEEISPTQV